The genomic interval GCCGTCGAATCGTCCGCAATATTGGAGTCCTAAGCGCGTATAGTACGCGTTCAGCGAAGGATTTTGGGCCATGCAGTCCAGCCGCAGCCAGGATCTGCCTTTCTGCGCGATGATGCTTGCCGCGTGCGCCAGCAACAGCCGGCCGATTCCAAGCCCTTTGCAATTCCGGGCCACGGCAAGGCGGTGGACGTATCCCGCGTCCGCATGGAATAGCGATCCCCAGATCTCCTCTTCTTTCTCCCAATTGATCGAAAAAGCGCCGGCGAGGTTCCCGTGCAGATAGGCCACGTAGATGTCCTGCTCGCGGAACAGCTTTTCAATGTTCTCGGGCGAGAACATATCCGCATTCCACTGCCGGATTCCTTTGGCCTCCTGAATCCATTCGACGGCGCCAAGATACAACGCCCGCAGCGCTTCGGCGTCGCCCGGGGTCGCCGGTCGGATGTCCGGTTCGGGCGAGGCCGCGGCTCGGACATCCGTATCGGAATCCGCGTCGCGGATCGCCCCGGACGGCTGCGGCTGCCATGCGTATTCGAGCATCGAAGCCGATGCGAGCGCACGCTCCGTTCCGAACAGCCGCGAGACGATATGCAGCGCCGCGTCCATGCCCGTCGTGACGCCGCCGGACAGGACGAGCTTGCCGTTATCGACGTAGCGGACGTCCCGCACGATCGTCGCGCTCGCCGGCGCCGCCTCCTCCAATAGATCGAACGCTCTGCGGTTCGTCGTGATCCGCATGCCCTCCAGCAGGCCGGCCTTCGCGAGCAGCAGTGCGCCGGTACATACCGAGAGCACGATGTCGGCCGCCTGCGCAGCCTTCCCGATCCAGCTCATGAGTCTCTCGTTGTGCATTTCCTTTCGCGAGCCTATTCCCCCCGGAACGACCAGGATGTCCGGCGCCGGGCAATCGTCGAGTCCGAACCGCGGCTCGATGCGCACGCCGCTTACCGTTTTTACGGTGCCGGCACGCTCTGCGACCGTATAGACATGCAAATCCTTCCCCCAATCGCTGGAAACGGCAAAAACATCGAACGGCCCCGCCACATCCAGCGTATCGACGCCCTCGTAGATCAGTACCGCCACGTTCCTCGTCCGCTTCATCCTTCGCCCGCTCCCTTTTCGCACAATATAGGCCGACTCACCCTGCGATCAAGCTAATCTTCGTAAATAATCTCGCCCGTGCGCGACAGATCGTAGCCGGGAATCGCCGCCAGCTCCCGCCTGAACAGGTCGGAACGCAGCGCTGCGAGCAGCCCCTCGATCCAGGGAAGGTTGGCCGGCGTCTTCAGCGCGACCAGATCGTAGCTCTCCTGAATAAGGGGGATAAAGTCGATCCGTCCGACGATCGCAGCCGCCTTCTCGATACCGACGCCGAAGTCGGCTTCCCCGGCCGCGACCTTCGCGGCTACGGCCATGTGGCTCGTCAGTTCGTCGGCATATCCCGCGATGCCGCTCGCGCGTATGCCGCCTATGCGGAGCTGCTCCTCGAGCAGCACCCGCGCGCCTGCGCCCCGCTCGCGGTTGGCCAGCCGGAGACCGGGACGCGCTAGATCCGGCCAGTCCGCGAGCCCGAGCGGATTGCCCCGTTGAACGTACAAGCCTGCAGTGCGGCCGAGCAAACGCACGACCATATACGGCGCGCCGATCAAAATGCGGCGAATATAGGGAAGATTGTACTCGCCGGTATCACCGTCGTACAGATGGGTGCTGACAATGTCCGCCTCGCCGCGATACATCGCGATCAGACTGTCGAGGCTGCCCGCATAGGCGCGCAACGGTCGCACGCCGCCCGCGCCCGGATTCCCCTCGAGATGCTTGGCAAGCAGGTCGAGACTCATATCCTGGCCTGTAATGACCAGCGGGCGGACGGATGAAGCCGCCGGCTGCGGAAGAACCATGCCGCGCGCCGTCTCCGCTTCCGCAGGCGGGCGATGCTGCGCTTGCGAGGCCGGAGAACGCATGCGCAGCTTGTAGGCCTCCAGGTCGGCGGCGTCTACGCGCATCTGCTTGCCTACGCGATAGGAGGGCAGTTCGCCTTTTTTGATCAGATCATAGACGGTCAGCTTCGATATTTTGAGCATCTGGGCGATCTCTTCGGTCGTATACGAGATATTGACGGTCATATCGGGCAAGCTCCTTATGTGCATAAATCCAATATTTATCTATTGTAGCACAACGTTCAAACAGATCTCCGCAAGGCCGTTTACAGGCGGTGATCAGCTATATATAATGATATCTAATTATAAATAGATATAAATAATAGGAAAGTGTGGGGCCGATATGAACAAAATAATGAGATTTATTGCGATTTGGATCGTTTGCCTTGCTGTCCTATTGGGGTTGGCCGCATGCGGAGGATCGAACGATGCCAATGGCTCGCGGTCGTCTTCCGTATCGCCCTCGTCTTCGGCCTCCGAGCCTGCATCGCCTTCGGCTTCGGCGTCATCCGCGACGTCGGCAGCCCCGTCCGCGGAACAGACCGAGCTCACGGTGTCCGCTGCCGCCAGCCTGACGGACGCGCTGGGCGAGCTCAAGGCGCTGTACGAAAATGCTAATCCGGAGGTGACGCTGAGCTTCAACTTCGGCGCATCCGGCGCCCTGCAGCAGCAGATCGAGCAAGGTGCGCCGGCGGATCTCTTCCTTTCCGCAGCCTCCAAAAACATGCAGGCGCTCGTGGACAAAGGGTTTATCGAGGAGCGGCACGACCTGCTGAAAAACGAGCTCGTCGTCGTCGTGCCATCTACCGGGGGCGCTGCCGTAGCCAAGCTTGAAGATCTGTCCGACGCCGCGGTCAAGAAGGTCGCCGTCGGCATTCCCGAGAGCGTACCCGCGGGCGGCTACGCCAAGGACGCGCTGACGGCGGCGGGACTGTGGGACGGGCTGCAAGGCAAGCTCGTGCAGGGCAAGGACGTGCGTCAGGTGCTGCAGTTCGTGGAGACGGCCAACGCCGACGCCGGCTTCGTCTACAAGACGGACGCGCTGTCGTCCGACAAGGTCAAGATCGCATTCGCGGTCGACCCGTCGCAATACAAATCGATCGTATACCCGATCGGCGTCGTCAAGGCGACGAAGCACGCGGAGGCAGCCGAGCGCTTCTACGCCTATCTGCAAACGCCCGAGGCGATGTCCGTATTCGTCAAGTACGGCTTCTCGGCAGCGGCTGCCGAGTAAGCGCGGCCCAGGATGGAATGGCAGGCGTTCTGGCCGCCGATTCGCCTCTCGCTTCAGGTCGCGCTGATCGCGAGCGTCGTGGCGCTGGCGATCGGCACATTTGCCGCACGTCTCATGTCCAGGCGCCGGTTCAGCGGCCAAGCCCTGGCCGAGACCGCCTTCATGCTGCCGCTTGTGCTCCCGCCGACGGTCGTCGGCTTCGTCCTCCTCGTGCTGCTTGGAAGGCGCAGCGGGGCGGGCCGGTTCATCGAGTGGCTGACGGGCGCGCCGGTCATCTTCTCGTGGTGGGCGGCCGTGATCGCGTCCGTCGTCGTCGCTTTTCCGCTCGTCTATCAGACGATGAAAAACGGGTTTGCTTCCGTCGACCGGGAAGCGGAGGAGGCGGCGCGGGTCGCGGGAGCGAGCGAGCTCCAGGTGTTTTTGTATATTACGCTGCCGCTCGCGGGGCATGCGTTTCTGACGGCGTTCGTGCTGGCGTTCGCGCGCGGGCTCGGCGAGTTCGGGGCGACGCTGATGATCGCGGGCAACATTCCCGGTCGCACGCAGACCGTGCCGACCGCGATCTACGTGGCCGTGGATGCCGGTCATACGGGGATGGCGTGGGCCTGGACGGCGGCCGTCATCGGCATATCGTTTCTGCTGCTGCTGTTCACGGGACGCGCACGGAAGTGAGATATCGAAAGCAGCGCTGCGCGATTGATCGCGTAGCGCTGTTTTTTGCGCATAAACGTGTACAACCGCCGCATACCCGATCTCGCCTCGCGGTTCAGTGAAGCAGCCCGCTCTCCTTCGCCTTGCGCGTCGAACCGGCCAGGAGGCGGTTGATCGGGCGCTTGAGCGCGAGTCCGAGCACGAGCGCGGCCGCTGCATACGCGACCATGAATGCCAGGCTTCGACGCACGATGTCCCAGAGAATGCCGCCGACCGCCTCCCGCATCATGGAGATGGCGTAGGTGAACGGCAGGAACGGATGAATTTTCTGAAAAAAAGGCGGCGCCATCTGGATGGGAAACGTCCCGCCCGCTCCGCCCAGCTGAAGCACGAGCATGACGATAGCCAGCGCTTTGCCGACGTTGCCGAACACCGAGACGAGCGTGTAGACGATCAGCATGAACACTGCCGACAGCAGCATGCCGAACAGCACGAACCATCCGGGGCGCGCGACATATGTGCCGAGGATATAGACATCCCCCAAGGTGACGCAGAGCGACTGAAGCACGGCTAGCGTTCCCAGCGTCAGATACCTGCCGAAGTAAACGTGCCGGCTCCGGTAGGAGACGCCGGGCTCTTCGACGTCGACGGACATGACCGATACGAGCAGCACGGCGCCGACCCAGAGCGACAGCGTGGTGAAAAAAGGCGACATCGCGGACCCGTAGTTGGGAATCGGGTACAGCTTGTTCTCTTTTAAATCGACCGGTGCGGCGAAAAACGCGCTTTCCTTCTGCGCGTCGTGGCGCAGCAGCTTGATGATCTCCGCCAGGTCGTTTTCCTTCTCGAACGCGCGGATTTTGTCCGCGATCTCGACAATCTTGCGCTGCGCCGCCGGCAGCTCCGCCTTCGCCTTGGCGAGCTCGGCTCCGCCGACGGTCAGCGCCGACGCCGCGTCCGTCAGCACGCGCTTCGCG from Cohnella hashimotonis carries:
- a CDS encoding GNAT family N-acetyltransferase, with the translated sequence MKRTRNVAVLIYEGVDTLDVAGPFDVFAVSSDWGKDLHVYTVAERAGTVKTVSGVRIEPRFGLDDCPAPDILVVPGGIGSRKEMHNERLMSWIGKAAQAADIVLSVCTGALLLAKAGLLEGMRITTNRRAFDLLEEAAPASATIVRDVRYVDNGKLVLSGGVTTGMDAALHIVSRLFGTERALASASMLEYAWQPQPSGAIRDADSDTDVRAAASPEPDIRPATPGDAEALRALYLGAVEWIQEAKGIRQWNADMFSPENIEKLFREQDIYVAYLHGNLAGAFSINWEKEEEIWGSLFHADAGYVHRLAVARNCKGLGIGRLLLAHAASIIAQKGRSWLRLDCMAQNPSLNAYYTRLGLQYCGRFDGGGWSASLYEQEVGSLD
- a CDS encoding helix-turn-helix transcriptional regulator, coding for MTVNISYTTEEIAQMLKISKLTVYDLIKKGELPSYRVGKQMRVDAADLEAYKLRMRSPASQAQHRPPAEAETARGMVLPQPAASSVRPLVITGQDMSLDLLAKHLEGNPGAGGVRPLRAYAGSLDSLIAMYRGEADIVSTHLYDGDTGEYNLPYIRRILIGAPYMVVRLLGRTAGLYVQRGNPLGLADWPDLARPGLRLANRERGAGARVLLEEQLRIGGIRASGIAGYADELTSHMAVAAKVAAGEADFGVGIEKAAAIVGRIDFIPLIQESYDLVALKTPANLPWIEGLLAALRSDLFRRELAAIPGYDLSRTGEIIYED
- the modA gene encoding molybdate ABC transporter substrate-binding protein, giving the protein MNKIMRFIAIWIVCLAVLLGLAACGGSNDANGSRSSSVSPSSSASEPASPSASASSATSAAPSAEQTELTVSAAASLTDALGELKALYENANPEVTLSFNFGASGALQQQIEQGAPADLFLSAASKNMQALVDKGFIEERHDLLKNELVVVVPSTGGAAVAKLEDLSDAAVKKVAVGIPESVPAGGYAKDALTAAGLWDGLQGKLVQGKDVRQVLQFVETANADAGFVYKTDALSSDKVKIAFAVDPSQYKSIVYPIGVVKATKHAEAAERFYAYLQTPEAMSVFVKYGFSAAAAE
- the modB gene encoding molybdate ABC transporter permease subunit, which encodes MEWQAFWPPIRLSLQVALIASVVALAIGTFAARLMSRRRFSGQALAETAFMLPLVLPPTVVGFVLLVLLGRRSGAGRFIEWLTGAPVIFSWWAAVIASVVVAFPLVYQTMKNGFASVDREAEEAARVAGASELQVFLYITLPLAGHAFLTAFVLAFARGLGEFGATLMIAGNIPGRTQTVPTAIYVAVDAGHTGMAWAWTAAVIGISFLLLLFTGRARK